The DNA sequence AAGATGGAAACTTAGTCGATATTGAAGATGCTGCAACAGGCGATCGCCGTACGGTTTTAACCTTTTGCACCAATGATGTGTTGGGGCTCACGCAAAATCCAGCCGTCCAGCAGGCCGCCATTGATTCCATTCTGCAATATGGCACCTCCAACAGCTCTTGCTCGGTGCTGAGTGGGCGAATTGACCTCCATCGCCAGCTAGAAAACGAAATTTCTGAGTTCAAGCATCTTGAACATACCCAGCTTTTCCTAAATGCCTGGATGGCTCTGCAAGCCTTGATGGATGCCTTTTGCCATCTAGCCATCCCCGTGCCTGGGTTTCAGCATACCCGCGAGACCATTATCTTCACCGATGTGCTCAACCACGGCTGCATCGTCTCCGCCATTTCCAACGCCGGCACCCGCTCCGGCAAGCTGTTTGGCCATAGCCCTCGGGTGAGAGTTCGCGCCTATCGCCATTGCGACATGGACGACCTCGCCCGCAAGATGAAGCGCTACGTACGTCCCGACGATCGCATCATGGTGATTTCCGATGCCGTCTTCTCCATGGATGGCGACATCGCTCCCCTGCCGGAGATGATTGACATCATGTCTCACTACGAAGGCAGCGTTTTGGTGATGGACGAAGCCCATGCCAGCGGAGCCCTCGGTGCCACCGGTCGCGGCATCTACGAACACTTTGGCTTGCTGCCCCAGCACGCCATCGAGCGCGGCGTGATTCCGTTGATTATGACCACCTTCTCCAAGTTTGCCGCCTCGGCCGGTGCTGCCATCAGCAGCCACGTGGCAGAGCTGAAACCCTTGCTGAATGTGTCGCCCACATCCATCGGCACCATCTCCCTGCCGCCGCCGACCACCGCCGCTGCCCTAGAAAGCATCCGCCAAGTGCGCCAAACCCCTGAACTGGTGGGTCGCCTGCATGAAAATACCCGCTACCTGCGATCGCGCCTGACGGATCTAGGCTTTGATGCCATCGGCGAAACCAACGTGGTGCCTGTCCTCCTGCCGCCGGAGATCAACCCGAAGGAATTTGGGCAAAAGATCATGAATGACTATGGCATCTGGATTTCGCCCATTTGGTTTATTGCCAAGCCCCGGATGCGGATCACGGTCAATGCTCGCCACACCCAAGAAGAACTCGATCGGCTCGTGGCTGGCATGGTAGGCACCCGCGATGCCCTCCTCTGCAAGCAAACCCTCACGGCTTAGTGACTGAGTGATCAGACTCTCTCGGGCCAGGAGCGATCGCTCCTCAACCGGAGTCTGATCACCTCTAGCCCACCCGAGCGTCCCGACGATCT is a window from the Candidatus Obscuribacterales bacterium genome containing:
- a CDS encoding aminotransferase class I/II-fold pyridoxal phosphate-dependent enzyme; this translates as MQVVKEYVQKWYESGLDPEEFICHGKDGNLVDIEDAATGDRRTVLTFCTNDVLGLTQNPAVQQAAIDSILQYGTSNSSCSVLSGRIDLHRQLENEISEFKHLEHTQLFLNAWMALQALMDAFCHLAIPVPGFQHTRETIIFTDVLNHGCIVSAISNAGTRSGKLFGHSPRVRVRAYRHCDMDDLARKMKRYVRPDDRIMVISDAVFSMDGDIAPLPEMIDIMSHYEGSVLVMDEAHASGALGATGRGIYEHFGLLPQHAIERGVIPLIMTTFSKFAASAGAAISSHVAELKPLLNVSPTSIGTISLPPPTTAAALESIRQVRQTPELVGRLHENTRYLRSRLTDLGFDAIGETNVVPVLLPPEINPKEFGQKIMNDYGIWISPIWFIAKPRMRITVNARHTQEELDRLVAGMVGTRDALLCKQTLTA